The Acinetobacter chinensis genomic sequence TGGAATGTGGATATAAATCAGGAGCACAGCGAATTTCATGCTTCAAAGCGGAGTCTGCCACAGAACAGACCCAATGCAGCACTGGATGACTGGCAGGTATGGTTTGTCGGGCATGCAACAGTACTGATTCAGATTGGTCCTTATAACCTGCTCACAGATCCTGTATGGGCAGATTACGCAGGTCCTGCACGTGGTAAAGGTCCTGTGCGGGTCTGTCCGGCAGGTATTGCGCTGGAAGAATTACCAGAAATACATGCTGTTTTACTCAGTCATAACCATTATGACCACATGGATATCGCCAGTTTAAAATGGCTGCATGAAAAATTTGCCATGCCGGTCTATACTGGTCTGGGCAATGGCTGGTATTTACCTGCTTACATGAATGTGATTGAAATGGAATGGTGGCAGTCAGCGCTGTTTAAGGAACTGAAAATTGTATATACCCCTGCACAGCACAGTTCAGGACGCGGTATCCGTGATCAGAACCGGGCGCTCTGGGGAAGTTTTTCGATTCTACATGGAACAGATCATTGCTACTTTGCTGGTGATACAGGCTATGGTCCGCATTTCAGGGAAATTCACCAAAGATATGGTGCGCCAAGAATTGCACTGTTACCGATCGGAGCCTATGAACCACGGGCTTTGATGAAATATCTGCATATGAAT encodes the following:
- a CDS encoding MBL fold metallo-hydrolase; its protein translation is MKQNQQQVHFQLPTEACWSHTWRQPVFHFMESDHFNGVRFFNQQRAPQGWKRSDLFKWLISRKSYTWNVDINQEHSEFHASKRSLPQNRPNAALDDWQVWFVGHATVLIQIGPYNLLTDPVWADYAGPARGKGPVRVCPAGIALEELPEIHAVLLSHNHYDHMDIASLKWLHEKFAMPVYTGLGNGWYLPAYMNVIEMEWWQSALFKELKIVYTPAQHSSGRGIRDQNRALWGSFSILHGTDHCYFAGDTGYGPHFREIHQRYGAPRIALLPIGAYEPRALMKYLHMNPEDAFQAHKDLHSKCSMAIHYRTFQLTDESREQPELDLHKAMKNSSKLMNPFYCVKEGRRLVV